Proteins encoded by one window of Rubrobacter indicoceani:
- a CDS encoding alcohol dehydrogenase catalytic domain-containing protein, producing MKATVFHAAGDVRVEDVPDPKVQDSTDAVVRITHACICGSDLWFYRGVWDWQQGYRCGHEWMGVVEDVGSDVQNFKPGDRVIAPFTYSDGNCEFCDNELYTSCIHGNSWGGADADGGQAEAIRAPFADGTLVKLPDAVENDDRLLKAILPLTDVMGTGHHAAVSAKVGPGSVVAVVGDGAVGLSGVLAARRLGAGRIILCGRHDERIAVAKQFGATDVVKERGEEGIAKLREMTDGGAPHVLEAVGNKGSMELAIGAVRAGGTIGYVGVPTEEIAFGGLFGNNVTLAGGVAPVRAYIPELMEDVVAGKIDPSPVFDKTVDLNGVPEGYAAMDDRSAIKTMVVL from the coding sequence TTGAAAGCAACGGTTTTCCATGCGGCAGGAGATGTGCGGGTCGAGGACGTACCGGACCCGAAGGTGCAGGATTCTACGGACGCGGTCGTGAGGATCACCCACGCCTGCATCTGCGGTTCGGACCTCTGGTTCTACCGGGGCGTCTGGGACTGGCAGCAGGGCTACCGCTGCGGCCACGAGTGGATGGGCGTGGTCGAGGATGTCGGCTCCGACGTGCAAAACTTCAAGCCCGGCGACCGGGTTATAGCGCCGTTCACCTACTCGGACGGCAACTGTGAATTCTGCGATAACGAACTCTATACCTCCTGTATCCACGGCAACTCGTGGGGCGGGGCGGATGCGGACGGCGGTCAGGCCGAGGCGATTCGTGCGCCGTTTGCGGACGGTACGCTCGTCAAGCTGCCCGACGCCGTCGAGAACGACGACAGGCTGCTGAAGGCCATACTTCCGCTCACGGACGTGATGGGGACCGGACATCACGCCGCGGTTTCGGCGAAGGTCGGACCGGGGTCGGTGGTTGCGGTAGTAGGAGACGGCGCTGTCGGGCTGTCGGGGGTGCTGGCGGCCAGGCGGCTCGGGGCCGGGAGGATCATACTCTGCGGTCGCCACGACGAGCGCATCGCGGTCGCAAAGCAGTTCGGGGCGACGGACGTGGTGAAGGAGCGCGGCGAGGAAGGCATCGCGAAGCTCCGCGAGATGACCGACGGCGGCGCACCGCACGTTCTTGAAGCCGTCGGGAACAAGGGTTCGATGGAGCTTGCCATCGGCGCGGTCCGGGCCGGTGGAACCATCGGCTACGTCGGCGTTCCGACCGAAGAGATAGCGTTCGGCGGGCTTTTCGGGAACAACGTAACGCTCGCGGGCGGCGTCGCCCCGGTCAGGGCGTACATCCCGGAGCTTATGGAGGACGTGGTCGCCGGGAAGATAGACCCGTCGCCCGTCTTCGACAAGACCGTTGACCTGAACGGGGTCCCGGAAGGCTACGCGGCGATGGACGACCGGAGCGCGATCAAGACGATGGTCGTCCTCTAG
- a CDS encoding quinone oxidoreductase family protein, with translation MRAIVVEEFGGPEVLQLAEVERPEPGEGEVLIKVAASGVNYADTMRRRNEYLKKQDVPFIPGSEVAGTVEAVGSGVTDFSEGDRVVNLGNDGGYAEYAVAPSATLIPIPDDLDFDEAAAIPLQGLTAYHLIKTTGRMSPGESIVIHAAAGGVGYLAVQMAKLMGAGTVIATASNQEKLNIAGDLGADVLIDYTGDDWPEKVKTTTGGRGADIILEMVGGDFPEKNLTCLAPFGRMVVFGAASGEMSSVRLFQMMRKQQTISGFFLPWIMGDPELLSSSMQEMLGWLDAGKLKLNVGGRYRLEDAIRSHTDLEGRKTTGKLVLNP, from the coding sequence ATGAGGGCGATTGTAGTGGAAGAGTTCGGCGGGCCGGAGGTCCTGCAGCTCGCGGAGGTCGAACGCCCCGAACCGGGCGAGGGCGAGGTTCTTATAAAGGTGGCGGCCTCAGGCGTAAACTACGCCGACACGATGCGCCGCAGAAACGAGTACCTCAAGAAACAGGATGTTCCGTTTATCCCCGGCTCCGAGGTCGCCGGGACGGTCGAGGCGGTCGGAAGCGGGGTAACAGACTTCTCCGAAGGCGACCGGGTGGTGAACCTCGGCAACGACGGCGGCTACGCGGAGTACGCCGTCGCACCCTCGGCGACCCTGATCCCCATCCCCGACGACCTCGACTTCGACGAGGCGGCGGCGATACCCCTGCAAGGTCTGACGGCTTATCACCTGATCAAGACAACCGGCCGCATGAGCCCGGGAGAGTCCATCGTCATACACGCCGCCGCCGGGGGCGTCGGATACCTTGCGGTCCAGATGGCGAAGCTGATGGGTGCGGGGACGGTCATCGCGACGGCGAGCAACCAGGAGAAGCTGAACATCGCCGGAGATCTCGGGGCGGATGTCCTTATCGACTACACCGGGGACGACTGGCCGGAGAAGGTAAAGACCACGACGGGCGGCAGGGGCGCGGACATTATCCTTGAGATGGTCGGGGGTGATTTCCCGGAGAAGAACCTGACATGTCTCGCGCCGTTCGGGCGGATGGTCGTGTTCGGGGCGGCGAGCGGGGAGATGAGCTCCGTCAGGCTTTTTCAGATGATGCGAAAGCAGCAGACCATAAGCGGGTTTTTCCTGCCCTGGATCATGGGCGACCCGGAGCTTCTGTCCTCCAGCATGCAGGAGATGCTCGGATGGCTGGATGCCGGCAAGCTGAAGCTCAACGTGGGCGGGCGCTACAGGCTCGAAGACGCCATACGGTCTCACACCGACCTCGAAGGCCGCAAAACGACCGGCAAGCTCGTTCTCAACCCGTAG
- a CDS encoding PPOX class F420-dependent oxidoreductase — protein MTAAERNLFMSEGRKTAMLATVRKNGGPHVAPVWFVMDGDDVIFMTGRDTVKGHAIRREGRVALAVDDPNPPFAFATLEGDTEYEDCGDIPEKALEWSTKIAARYVGEQKADEFGRRNAVAGELLVRVRVTKAASSNDMMA, from the coding sequence ATGACGGCCGCCGAGCGGAACCTCTTTATGAGCGAAGGCCGCAAGACCGCGATGCTCGCCACCGTCAGGAAAAACGGCGGTCCGCACGTCGCCCCCGTCTGGTTTGTGATGGACGGCGACGATGTGATCTTCATGACCGGACGGGACACCGTGAAGGGCCACGCCATCCGACGCGAGGGCCGCGTCGCGCTCGCCGTGGACGACCCGAACCCGCCCTTCGCCTTCGCCACCTTAGAGGGCGATACGGAGTACGAAGACTGCGGCGACATCCCCGAAAAAGCCCTTGAGTGGTCGACAAAGATAGCCGCCCGTTACGTCGGTGAACAGAAGGCCGACGAGTTCGGCAGACGGAACGCCGTAGCGGGCGAACTCCTTGTGCGCGTCAGGGTGACAAAGGCCGCCTCCAGCAACGACATGATGGCCTGA
- a CDS encoding CaiB/BaiF CoA transferase family protein, with amino-acid sequence MSLPLEGLRVLDLSRVLAGPYATMLLADLGADVIKVEHPGHGDDTRGWGPPFVGDESAYFMSANRNKRSTGVDLKTDKGLAKIKQLAASADVLIENMRRGTLAKLGLGYEALKETNPGLVYCSITGFGPGPDRDRPGYDFLVQARAGVMGITGWPDGEPTKVGVAVADMVCGLYASNAILAALHKRAGTGEGSNVEVPLFETTLSWLGNRAQEFLVTGEDTGRMGNEHPTLVPYQTFRTEDRTIAVACGNDAQFQKLCKSIGRTDLADDGRFTKNSGRVENREALVPELRRTFLERGSEEWISTIKEAGVPCGPVNTLAQVFEDEHVLESGILREVEHPAAGTVRMLASPLILDGERPGVRKPPPTLGEHTDSAGWKTS; translated from the coding sequence ATGTCGCTTCCGCTGGAGGGCCTGCGCGTTCTTGACCTTTCAAGGGTTCTGGCCGGGCCGTACGCGACTATGCTCCTCGCCGACCTCGGGGCGGACGTGATAAAGGTCGAGCACCCCGGGCACGGCGACGACACCCGGGGCTGGGGACCGCCCTTTGTCGGGGACGAATCAGCGTACTTCATGAGTGCGAACCGGAACAAACGCTCCACCGGCGTTGACCTGAAGACCGACAAAGGACTCGCGAAGATAAAGCAGCTTGCAGCGTCGGCGGACGTCCTTATCGAGAACATGCGTCGCGGAACGCTTGCAAAACTCGGCCTGGGATACGAGGCCCTGAAAGAGACCAACCCGGGTCTCGTGTACTGCTCCATCACCGGCTTCGGTCCCGGCCCCGACAGAGACCGTCCCGGCTACGACTTTCTTGTTCAGGCGCGAGCCGGGGTAATGGGCATCACCGGCTGGCCGGACGGCGAACCCACAAAGGTCGGCGTCGCGGTCGCGGATATGGTCTGCGGGCTGTACGCCTCAAACGCCATCCTCGCGGCCCTCCACAAGCGCGCCGGGACGGGCGAAGGTTCCAACGTGGAAGTCCCGCTCTTCGAGACGACCCTTTCGTGGCTCGGCAACCGCGCTCAGGAGTTTCTCGTTACCGGGGAGGACACGGGCCGGATGGGCAACGAACACCCCACGCTCGTGCCGTACCAGACCTTCAGGACAGAGGATAGAACGATAGCCGTAGCGTGCGGCAACGACGCGCAGTTTCAGAAGTTGTGCAAATCAATCGGGCGCACCGACCTCGCGGACGACGGGCGGTTCACAAAGAACTCCGGGCGCGTCGAGAACCGGGAAGCACTCGTACCGGAGCTGCGGAGAACGTTTCTGGAGCGCGGCTCTGAGGAGTGGATCTCGACCATAAAAGAAGCCGGGGTTCCGTGCGGTCCGGTCAACACGCTCGCGCAGGTCTTCGAGGATGAGCATGTGCTGGAATCCGGGATCCTGCGCGAGGTAGAGCATCCGGCGGCGGGGACCGTCAGGATGCTCGCCTCGCCCCTTATCCTGGACGGCGAGCGCCCCGGCGTAAGAAAGCCGCCACCCACGCTCGGGGAGCATACGGACAGCGCGGGCTGGAAGACGAGCTGA
- a CDS encoding 2,3-butanediol dehydrogenase: MKAAVFYGPKDIRVDEVDEPELRENTVKVKVEWCGICGTDLHEYLAGPIFVPPEGSPHPITNETLPLTLGHEFAGVVEEVGEGSRFSVGDSVAVNPVYYCGECTECLRGDHNVCKKLGFYGLMGGGGGMSEHAVVPEYMINKLPDGLTTEQGALVEPIAVGLRAVRRSGMKEGDSAVVFGAGPIGAVTVQCLKALGAGKIIVCEVADARKKKALEIGADYVVDPTEEDAVARVLELTDGDGADVSFDAAGIQETFQSALQTTRKGGVFVIVAIWEGEIAHNPNDIVLKELDVRGIICYSKQDFEDTIQMLKEGKFDTEGLITERVALADVVQKGFDELVAHKDRHVKILVKSG; this comes from the coding sequence ATGAAGGCAGCGGTGTTCTACGGACCGAAAGACATCAGGGTGGACGAAGTCGACGAGCCGGAACTCAGGGAGAACACGGTCAAGGTAAAGGTGGAGTGGTGCGGCATCTGCGGTACGGACCTTCACGAGTATCTGGCGGGGCCAATCTTTGTTCCGCCTGAGGGAAGCCCGCATCCCATAACAAACGAGACCCTGCCGCTGACGCTCGGCCACGAGTTCGCCGGGGTTGTAGAAGAGGTCGGGGAGGGCTCGCGCTTCAGCGTCGGGGACAGCGTCGCCGTCAACCCCGTTTACTACTGCGGGGAATGTACGGAGTGCTTGCGCGGGGATCACAACGTCTGCAAGAAGCTCGGGTTCTACGGCCTGATGGGCGGGGGCGGCGGGATGAGCGAACACGCCGTCGTGCCGGAGTACATGATCAACAAACTCCCCGACGGCCTCACGACCGAGCAGGGAGCGCTCGTCGAACCCATCGCGGTCGGCCTGAGGGCGGTGCGCCGCAGCGGCATGAAGGAGGGTGACAGCGCGGTAGTCTTCGGGGCCGGGCCGATAGGCGCCGTTACCGTGCAGTGCCTGAAAGCCCTCGGCGCCGGAAAGATAATCGTCTGCGAGGTCGCCGACGCCCGCAAGAAAAAGGCGCTCGAGATCGGGGCGGACTACGTTGTAGATCCCACCGAGGAAGACGCCGTAGCGCGGGTTCTCGAGCTCACGGACGGCGACGGGGCGGACGTGTCGTTTGACGCGGCCGGGATTCAGGAGACCTTTCAGAGCGCGCTTCAGACCACGAGAAAGGGCGGGGTGTTCGTTATCGTTGCGATCTGGGAAGGAGAGATAGCCCACAACCCCAACGACATCGTCCTCAAGGAACTCGACGTGCGCGGCATCATCTGCTACTCAAAGCAGGACTTTGAGGACACCATCCAGATGCTGAAAGAAGGCAAGTTCGACACCGAGGGCCTTATAACCGAGCGCGTCGCCCTCGCGGACGTGGTGCAGAAAGGCTTCGACGAGCTTGTTGCTCACAAGGACCGCCACGTCAAGATACTGGTGAAGTCCGGCTAG
- a CDS encoding acetoin reductase — MADPTGRVALVTGAARGIGRAIALRLASDGHDVAVNDLDSMQNELDVVAEEIKSAGVKSAAITADVSNAGSVNDMVETAADRLGSLDVMVANAGIAQVKPLLDVTPEDFDRMMAVNVKGVFLCFTAAARRMIDQGTGGKIIGACSIAGHKGFSLLGHYSASKFAVRAMTQAAAQEWAEHGITVNSYCPGIVDTAMWELIDAEIGALQGMDRGEAMAEFSKLIALGRIQTPQDVANFVSYLASGDSDYMTGQSVMIDGGIIFA; from the coding sequence TTGGCTGATCCAACCGGCAGGGTCGCGCTCGTGACGGGCGCGGCGCGGGGCATCGGGCGCGCCATCGCGCTGCGTCTTGCCTCGGACGGGCACGACGTTGCCGTTAACGACCTCGACTCCATGCAGAACGAACTGGACGTGGTTGCGGAGGAGATAAAGTCCGCCGGGGTGAAATCCGCCGCCATAACCGCCGATGTATCGAACGCGGGTTCCGTAAACGATATGGTCGAGACCGCCGCAGACCGGCTCGGAAGCCTCGACGTCATGGTTGCAAACGCCGGGATAGCACAGGTCAAGCCACTCCTCGACGTAACCCCCGAAGACTTTGACCGGATGATGGCCGTGAACGTAAAGGGCGTTTTCCTGTGCTTCACGGCGGCGGCGAGGCGGATGATAGATCAGGGCACCGGCGGCAAGATCATCGGCGCGTGCTCCATCGCCGGGCACAAGGGCTTCTCCCTTCTCGGCCACTACTCGGCCTCGAAGTTCGCCGTCCGGGCCATGACGCAGGCCGCCGCGCAGGAGTGGGCCGAGCACGGCATAACCGTCAACTCATACTGCCCCGGCATCGTGGATACCGCGATGTGGGAGCTTATAGACGCCGAGATCGGGGCGCTTCAGGGGATGGACAGGGGCGAGGCGATGGCGGAGTTCTCCAAGCTTATAGCCCTCGGGCGGATCCAGACCCCGCAGGACGTTGCCAACTTTGTCTCGTACCTCGCCTCCGGCGACTCCGACTACATGACGGGGCAGTCGGTGATGATAGACGGCGGAATAATCTTCGCCTGA
- the thiE gene encoding thiamine phosphate synthase: MVPSRTAPRSSPRKEARISNDHHIHLITDRNRASIGLREACRLALRGGVDVVQLREKGGPALAAYADALALLPEARKLGARVFLNDRLDVALAASADGAHLAGKSLPPEVARELLPPHMVLGVSVHGVEEARVAVEAGADYVTFGHVYPTLSKPGLTPRGVRQLAGVVAAVEVPVMAVGGIEARHVDEVLSTGAAGVAVISSIIAAEDPEAAARRLRDAVDLSPHPPKQAFAGVSRLPEKGGFHAADRKP, from the coding sequence GTGGTCCCGAGCCGGACCGCGCCGCGGTCGTCGCCCCGGAAGGAGGCGCGTATCTCAAACGATCACCACATCCACCTCATCACCGACCGCAATCGGGCGTCTATCGGGCTGCGGGAGGCCTGCCGTCTTGCGCTCCGCGGCGGCGTTGACGTGGTACAGCTCCGTGAGAAGGGCGGCCCCGCTCTCGCCGCCTACGCGGATGCGCTCGCCCTCCTGCCGGAGGCCCGGAAGCTCGGGGCGCGGGTCTTTCTGAACGACCGCCTCGACGTTGCGCTGGCCGCGAGCGCGGACGGGGCGCATCTGGCCGGAAAGAGCCTCCCGCCCGAAGTGGCAAGGGAGCTTCTGCCGCCGCACATGGTCCTCGGCGTGAGCGTACACGGCGTCGAGGAGGCACGGGTCGCGGTCGAGGCCGGAGCGGACTACGTAACCTTCGGCCACGTCTACCCGACGCTGTCCAAGCCCGGTCTGACGCCGCGAGGAGTACGTCAGCTGGCCGGGGTAGTCGCCGCCGTCGAGGTTCCGGTCATGGCGGTCGGCGGCATCGAAGCCCGGCACGTGGATGAAGTCCTGTCCACCGGGGCCGCCGGCGTCGCGGTGATCTCATCCATCATCGCCGCCGAAGACCCGGAAGCCGCCGCACGGCGTCTGCGCGACGCCGTAGACCTGTCGCCCCACCCGCCGAAGCAAGCGTTTGCGGGTGTTTCAAGACTTCCAGAAAAAGGAGGATTCCATGCAGCTGACCGTAAACCGTGA
- the thiS gene encoding sulfur carrier protein ThiS, which translates to MQLTVNREAVEVSEPQPTVRTLVAGRNMPDKAMVVAVNGVVVSREEWDKRPVSEGDEVEIVHAVAGGGGEDRLEIAGVSFASRLFTGTGKYGDHDAMNAALDASGTELVTVAVRYMESGEGRSILEDLDLGKYRLLPNTAGATTAEQAIRMARLAREATGTNWLKLEVIGDMKTLWPDTEATVAATRVLVDEGFVVLPYTSPDLVAAIRLEEAGAATVMPLASPIGSGQGMPDWSSVLRIIERIESVPVVVDAGIGVPSDAARAMELGADAVLVNTAIARADDPVKMARAMKLGTEAGRLSYLAGRMPVSAYAVASSPTQGVPA; encoded by the coding sequence ATGCAGCTGACCGTAAACCGTGAGGCCGTCGAGGTCTCGGAGCCGCAGCCGACCGTGAGAACGCTCGTCGCCGGGAGAAACATGCCGGATAAGGCGATGGTTGTGGCCGTAAACGGGGTGGTAGTGAGCCGGGAGGAGTGGGATAAGCGCCCGGTAAGCGAGGGCGACGAGGTGGAGATAGTCCACGCCGTTGCGGGCGGGGGAGGCGAGGACCGTCTGGAGATAGCGGGCGTCTCGTTCGCCTCGCGGCTCTTTACCGGGACGGGCAAGTACGGCGACCACGACGCGATGAACGCCGCGCTCGACGCTTCGGGTACGGAGCTGGTTACGGTCGCGGTCCGGTACATGGAATCGGGCGAAGGCCGCTCCATCCTTGAAGACCTCGACCTCGGAAAGTACCGGCTGCTGCCGAATACCGCCGGGGCGACAACGGCGGAGCAGGCCATCCGCATGGCCCGGCTCGCGCGGGAGGCGACGGGCACAAACTGGCTTAAGCTGGAGGTTATCGGCGACATGAAGACCCTCTGGCCCGATACCGAGGCGACCGTCGCGGCGACAAGGGTTCTCGTGGACGAGGGCTTTGTCGTGTTGCCCTACACAAGCCCGGACCTCGTTGCGGCGATCCGCCTGGAAGAAGCCGGAGCGGCGACGGTGATGCCGCTCGCCTCGCCCATCGGGAGCGGACAGGGGATGCCGGACTGGTCTTCTGTTCTGAGGATCATCGAACGCATAGAGTCCGTTCCCGTGGTCGTGGACGCCGGAATAGGGGTCCCGTCGGACGCCGCCAGAGCGATGGAGCTCGGCGCGGACGCCGTTCTCGTGAACACCGCCATCGCCAGGGCCGACGACCCGGTGAAAATGGCCCGCGCCATGAAGCTCGGGACGGAGGCCGGACGGCTCTCTTACCTTGCCGGGAGGATGCCCGTGAGCGCGTACGCCGTGGCCTCCAGCCCGACCCAGGGCGTTCCGGCGTGA
- the thiO gene encoding glycine oxidase ThiO, translating into MTRPALRSPLSAPEVAIVGGGIIGVSVAYYAAKRGASVALFEAGTLSSGASGAAAGMLNAQAEAHSPGAMLDLMLRSREMHHDLGPELYEATGLDPEHVWAGTLRIAMDDEFAARLKKSHGWQTKRGLAAKLLSGDDARSLEAHISDEALAGLFLPDDGQVNPRRLVAALAFAARRNGAYIAEHTPVRRLILTGDAVGGVVTDAGEVSAGCVVLAGGFATGALLAPLGVEVPVFPVRGETVTLGDAAHHLGANVWDAGCYIVPKRDGRVVIGATEDPGNPDRRPTLGGVSQLSSAAVKLLPGLSDATFSGAWGGLRPGTPDESPILGGAGGPDGLLLATGTYRNGILLSPAVGASVAALAVGEEPETDLSPFALSRFSELSGA; encoded by the coding sequence TTGACTCGCCCCGCTTTACGCTCGCCGCTCTCTGCTCCCGAGGTCGCGATCGTCGGCGGCGGCATTATCGGGGTCTCGGTCGCTTATTACGCTGCGAAGCGGGGCGCGAGCGTCGCGCTCTTCGAGGCCGGTACGCTCTCTTCGGGGGCGTCCGGGGCCGCCGCCGGGATGCTGAACGCGCAGGCCGAAGCCCACTCGCCCGGCGCGATGCTCGACCTGATGCTGAGGTCGCGGGAGATGCACCACGACCTCGGTCCGGAACTCTACGAAGCGACCGGCCTCGACCCGGAGCACGTCTGGGCCGGGACGCTCCGCATCGCTATGGACGACGAATTCGCCGCCAGACTGAAGAAGTCACACGGCTGGCAGACGAAACGCGGCCTCGCAGCGAAGTTGCTCTCCGGCGACGATGCGCGCTCGCTGGAAGCGCACATTTCGGACGAGGCTCTGGCGGGGCTTTTCCTGCCGGACGATGGTCAGGTGAACCCCCGGCGGCTCGTTGCGGCGCTGGCGTTCGCCGCGAGGCGGAACGGAGCGTACATCGCAGAGCATACGCCCGTCAGGCGGCTGATCCTCACCGGGGACGCCGTCGGGGGCGTGGTGACGGACGCGGGTGAGGTTTCGGCGGGCTGCGTCGTACTTGCGGGCGGCTTTGCGACCGGAGCTTTGCTTGCACCGCTCGGCGTGGAGGTCCCGGTATTCCCCGTCAGGGGCGAGACGGTTACGCTCGGGGACGCGGCTCATCATCTCGGGGCGAACGTCTGGGACGCCGGGTGCTACATCGTCCCGAAGCGCGACGGAAGGGTGGTCATCGGAGCGACCGAAGACCCCGGCAACCCTGACCGCCGCCCGACGCTCGGCGGGGTTTCGCAGCTGTCGAGCGCGGCGGTGAAGCTGCTCCCCGGACTCTCGGACGCGACATTCTCCGGGGCGTGGGGCGGTCTCAGACCCGGCACGCCGGACGAGTCGCCCATACTCGGCGGGGCCGGCGGGCCGGACGGGCTTCTGCTCGCGACCGGGACCTACCGGAACGGTATTCTGCTCTCGCCCGCGGTCGGGGCCTCCGTCGCGGCTCTTGCGGTCGGCGAAGAGCCGGAGACAGACCTCTCCCCCTTTGCACTCTCAAGGTTTTCGGAGCTTTCGGGGGCGTGA
- a CDS encoding Mov34/MPN/PAD-1 family protein, translating into MIPDQETSVSAVSTGGIPSCVLKSIVSHAVRRSPLEACGFIVRDGDFWSIHPVPNAARDPEREFVMEPQSQIDALGRVRGSGSDLFGTYHSHPKTPPVPSEKDLQLALYPDLLHLIVSLAEGEPEFGLWRITNRKGWTCAGFGA; encoded by the coding sequence GTGATCCCCGACCAGGAAACCTCCGTGAGCGCGGTTTCGACCGGGGGGATCCCATCCTGCGTCTTGAAGAGCATCGTCTCCCACGCCGTACGCAGGTCACCGCTCGAAGCCTGTGGTTTTATCGTGAGAGACGGCGACTTCTGGAGCATACACCCCGTCCCGAACGCCGCTCGCGACCCGGAGCGGGAGTTCGTTATGGAGCCGCAGTCCCAGATAGACGCGCTGGGACGAGTCCGGGGGTCGGGCTCCGACCTTTTCGGGACGTATCACTCGCACCCGAAGACCCCGCCCGTCCCTTCGGAAAAAGACCTGCAACTCGCGCTCTACCCAGACCTTCTGCACCTCATCGTCTCGCTTGCAGAGGGCGAACCGGAGTTCGGGTTGTGGAGGATCACAAACAGAAAGGGCTGGACTTGCGCCGGGTTCGGCGCGTGA
- a CDS encoding TenA family transcriptional regulator, which produces MDTGDLLKKHDDLWRESWEHEFIVGVREGNLPDGVFDTWLVQDYLFVAGAMSYQARLVPRAPRWDQAPIIGGLVALEQELTWFEGMAKSRGLLLDDMPHPHSAAYVRFLQSLEIESYIVNAVALWAVEQAYLDAWTNAAPGAEDYRDFVEHWTDPKFAEYIGALRSSADRALSRADERQAHRAEDAFVSVARLERDFWNIAYSQVGI; this is translated from the coding sequence ATGGATACTGGCGACCTTCTGAAGAAACACGACGACCTCTGGCGGGAGTCGTGGGAGCATGAGTTTATAGTCGGGGTTCGGGAGGGGAACCTGCCGGACGGGGTTTTCGACACCTGGCTGGTTCAGGACTACCTCTTTGTTGCCGGAGCGATGAGTTATCAGGCGCGGCTCGTGCCTCGGGCGCCGAGGTGGGATCAGGCTCCGATCATCGGCGGGCTGGTGGCTCTGGAGCAGGAGCTTACGTGGTTTGAGGGGATGGCGAAGTCTCGCGGGCTGCTGCTCGACGACATGCCTCATCCGCACAGCGCGGCCTACGTCCGGTTTCTGCAGAGCCTCGAGATAGAGTCCTACATCGTCAACGCCGTTGCGCTCTGGGCGGTGGAGCAAGCGTACCTCGATGCGTGGACAAACGCCGCGCCCGGCGCCGAGGATTACCGCGATTTCGTCGAGCACTGGACCGACCCGAAGTTCGCCGAGTACATCGGTGCGCTCCGGTCTTCGGCTGACCGCGCCCTCTCGCGGGCCGACGAGCGTCAGGCTCACCGGGCCGAGGACGCCTTTGTCTCTGTGGCCCGGCTGGAGCGCGACTTCTGGAACATCGCCTACTCGCAGGTCGGGATTTGA
- a CDS encoding TenA family protein, protein MSLSKSLWRENEDLARAALGGGFVRGLADGTLPIQSFRHYVAEDAFFLESFARAYALALVHCPDRAGLADLSALISGVLEELSLHSGYAAEWGVELSGISPAPATLAYTEFLLATASLQSIGETCAAMTPCMRLYAYLGQALAESVSPEENRYAGWIETYADPEFEGLAQKLEELLDRYAADNPAVRGAYRRAMRLEVAFFEAAFGVGKGG, encoded by the coding sequence TTGAGCCTTTCAAAGAGCCTCTGGCGCGAGAACGAAGACCTTGCCCGCGCCGCGCTCGGTGGAGGGTTCGTGCGAGGTCTGGCCGATGGCACGCTCCCAATACAGAGCTTCCGGCACTACGTCGCCGAGGACGCCTTCTTCCTTGAAAGCTTCGCCCGCGCCTACGCCCTCGCCCTTGTTCACTGCCCCGACCGCGCGGGGCTTGCGGATCTCTCGGCTTTGATCTCGGGCGTGCTTGAGGAGCTGAGCCTTCATTCGGGCTACGCTGCGGAGTGGGGCGTGGAGCTCTCGGGCATCTCCCCCGCCCCCGCGACGCTCGCCTACACCGAGTTCCTGCTCGCGACGGCCTCCCTGCAGAGCATCGGTGAAACCTGCGCCGCCATGACCCCGTGCATGCGTCTCTATGCTTATCTCGGACAGGCCCTTGCAGAGAGCGTCTCCCCGGAAGAGAACCGCTACGCCGGGTGGATAGAGACCTACGCCGACCCGGAGTTCGAGGGGCTGGCCCAAAAGCTGGAAGAGCTGCTCGACCGCTACGCAGCAGACAACCCGGCGGTAAGAGGTGCATACCGGCGGGCGATGAGGCTGGAGGTCGCGTTCTTTGAGGCGGCGTTCGGCGTCGGGAAAGGAGGCTAG